Proteins found in one Mangifera indica cultivar Alphonso chromosome 15, CATAS_Mindica_2.1, whole genome shotgun sequence genomic segment:
- the LOC123198302 gene encoding 3,9-dihydroxypterocarpan 6A-monooxygenase-like — translation MAITYATDLLYYLMFLIWLITALLIHYFIKTFSKPETEISPPPSPPALPFIGHLHLVGKVLPKSFQTLASCYGPLMQIRMGASQCVVVSNAAVAEEIMKTQELNFSSRPEFGASEYFIYRGSRFILSEYGDYWRFMKKLSMTRLLSVPQLNKFISVRDEEKVKLVQSVMKCYKEGKPCDLSSEFTTLTNNTICQMAMSTRCSGSDNDAAEIKGLVNTLFVLAGKLQIGDVLGPLKVLDFSGNGKKLMSALLKYDGIVERIMKEHEERAKMDFGADQRMDLMDILLEIYRDPNAEMKLTRKDIKSFLLDIFMAGTDTSSTAMQWAMGELINHPKAFRKLREEINAVVGTNRLVKESDIPNLPYLRAVIRETLRLHPSAPLIIRECAEDCTVNGYTVKSKSRVLINVYAIMRDPDSWTSPDEFIPERFLESSEEKIGEHPMEFKGQNFRYLPFGSGRRVCVGASLAMLVINTAVGSLVQCFDWKLEDGEKVDLSQGPGFSLEMAKPLVCYPIKHADVLESLV, via the exons ATGGCGATCACATATGCTACTGATTTGCTTTACTACTTAATGTTCTTGATTTGGCTCATCACCGCCCTGCTAATTCACTATTTCATCAAAACCTTCTCAAAACCTGAAACTGAAATCTCTCCTCCGCCCAGCCCACCTGCACTGCCCTTCATCGGCCATCTTCACTTGGTCGGCAAGGTGCTCCCAAAATCATTCCAAACCCTAGCTTCCTGCTATGGCCCTCTGATGCAAATTCGTATGGGTGCTTCTCAATGTGTTGTTGTATCAAACGCTGCTGTAGCCGAAGAAATTATGAAAACCCAAGAGCTCAACTTTTCCTCTAGGCCTGAGTTTGGCGCCTCAGAGTACTTCATTTATAGAGGATCAAGATTTATTCTTTCTGAGTACGGTGACTACTGGCGGTTCATGAAGAAACTCAGCATGACGAGGCTCTTATCCGTCCCTCAGCTTAATAAGTTCATTTCGGTGCGCGATGAGGAGAAGGTGAAGCTTGTGCAGTCGGTGATGAAGTGTTACAAAGAAGGAAAGCCGTGTGATTTGAGTAGCGAATTCACAACTTTGACAAATAACACTATTTGTCAGATGGCAATGAGCACACGTTGCTCTGGCAGTGACAACGATGCTGCGGAGATTAAGGGGCTTGTAAATACTCTTTTTGTGCTCGCAGGAAAGTTACAAATAGGAGACGTTTTGGGGCCTTTGAAAGTTCTTGATTTCTCTGGGAATGGGAAGAAGCTTATGTCTGCTTTGCTCAAGTACGATGGCATTGTGGAGAGGATCATGAAAGAACATGAAGAAAGAGCGAAGATGGATTTTGGTGCTGATCAAAGGATGGATTTGATggatatcttgttggaaatatatAGAGACCCAAACGCTGAAATGAAGCTAACTCGAAAGGATATCAAATCTTTCTTGCTT GACATATTCATGGCGGGGACAGACACCTCATCAACAGCCATGCAATGGGCCATGGGAGAACTGATAAACCATCCAAAAGCCTTCAGAAAACTGAGAGAGGAGATCAATGCAGTCGTGGGAACAAACAGGCTGGTAAAAGAATCAGACATCCCAAATTTACCCTACCTCCGAGCGGTCATAAGGGAGACACTGAGACTTCACCCTTCAGCGCCATTAATAATCAGGGAGTGCGCTGAAGATTGCACCGTCAATGGCTACACTGTGAAGTCCAAGAGTCGAGTGCTGATTAATGTATATGCCATAATGAGGGACCCTGATTCGTGGACTAGTCCCGATGAATTTATCCCAGAGAGGTTTTTGGAGAGCTCTGAAGAGAAAATTGGTGAGCATCCAATGGAATTTAAGGGTCAGAATTTTCGTTACCTTCCATTTGGAAGTGGGCGAAGAGTTTGTGTGGGTGCATCATTAGCCATGTTGGTGATAAATACAGCCGTTGGATCGTTGGTCCAATGTTTTGATTGGAAACTTGAGGATGGGGAGAAGGTTGATTTGAGCCAAGGGCCAGGGTTTTCTTTAGAAATGGCAAAACCACTGGTGTGTTATCCTATTAAGCATGCAGATGTTTTGGAGTCATTAGTATGA
- the LOC123198173 gene encoding glycine-rich cell wall structural protein 2-like, which translates to MPTNTVKFSILLLFFFIFETSLAHPPETSMGTNGPIGSSSGATGSGHGQNWDYNWGWGSSPGSGWGYGSGSGRSPNGFGRGSGFGYGSGSGSGSGYGYGSGSGGAHGGGYGSGSGSGAGSGGGIGGSGGACTDRESFSRRGRNHHG; encoded by the coding sequence ATGCCAACCAACACTGTCAAATTTTccattctccttcttttcttcttcatctttgaaaCCTCTTTAGCACATCCTCCTGAAACCTCCATGGGGACTAATGGCCCGATCGGCTCTTCCTCTGGTGCAACTGGTTCAGGCCACGGGCAGAATTGGGATTATAATTGGGGTTGGGGGTCTAGCCCAGGGAGCGGGTGGGGTTATGGCTCTGGCTCGGGAAGGTCACCCAATGGATTTGGAAGAGGTTCGGGCTTTGGGTATGGGTCTGGTTCGGGATCAGGCTCGGGCTACGGTTATGGGTCTGGAAGTGGTGGAGCTCATGGTGGTGGGTATGGGTCTGGAAGTGGGTCTGGCGCCGGCAGTGGTGGAGGAATCGGCGGTTCAGGTGGTGCCTGCACTGACCGCGAATCATTCAGCCGAAGGGGCAGGAACCACCATGGGTGA
- the LOC123198369 gene encoding 3,9-dihydroxypterocarpan 6A-monooxygenase-like: protein MAITYATDLLCYLMFLIWLITALLIHYFIKTFSKPETEISPPPSPPALPFIGHLHLVGKVLPKSFQTLASRYGPLMQIRMGASQCVVVSNAAVAKEIMKTQELNFSSRPEFGASEYFIYRGSRFILAEYGDYWRFMKKLSMTRLLSVPQLNKFISVRDEEKVKLVQSVMKCYKKGKPCDLSSEFTTLTNNTICQMAMSTRCSGSDNDAEEIKRLIKTCLVLAGKVHVGDVLGPLKVLDFSGNGKKLMSALLKYDGIVERIMKEHEERAKMGFGADQRMDLMDILLEIYRDPNAEMKLTRKDIKSFLLDIFMAGTDTSSAAMQWAMGELINHPKAFRKLREEINAIVGTNRLVKESDIPNLPYLRAVIKETLRLHPSAPLIIRECAEDCIVNGYTVKSKSRVVINVYAIMRDPDSWTSPDEFIPERFLESSEEKIGEHPMEFKGQNFRYLPFGSGRRVCAGASLAMLVMHAAVGSLVQCFDWKLEDGEKVDLSQGPGFSSEMAKPLVCYPIKHADLLESLV, encoded by the exons ATGGCGATCACATATGCTACTGATTTGCTTTGCTACTTAATGTTCCTGATTTGGCTCATCACCGCCCTGCTAATTCACTATTTCATCAAAACCTTCTCAAAACCTGAAACTGAAATCTCTCCTCCGCCCAGCCCACCGGCACTGCCCTTCATCGGCCATCTTCACTTGGTCGGCAAAGTGCTCCCAAAATCATTCCAAACTTTAGCTTCCCGCTATGGCCCTCTGATGCAAATTCGTATGGGTGCTTCTCAATGTGTTGTTGTATCAAACGCTGCTGTAGCCAAAGAAATTATGAAAACCCAAGAGCTCAACTTTTCCTCTAGGCCTGAGTTTGGCGCCTCAGAGTACTTCATTTATAGAGGATCAAGATTTATTCTCGCTGAGTACGGCGACTACTGGCGGTTCATGAAGAAACTCAGCATGACGAGGCTCTTATCCGTCCCTCAGCTTAATAAGTTCATTTCCGTACGCGATGAGGAGAAGGTGAAGCTTGTGCAGTCGGTGATGAAGTGTTACAAAAAAGGAAAGCCATGTGATTTGAGTAGCGAATTCACAACTTTGACAAATAACACTATTTGTCAGATGGCGATGAGCACACGTTGCTCTGGCAGTGACAACGATGCTGAGGAGATTAAGAGGCTTATAAAGACTTGTTTGGTGCTTGCAGGAAAGGTACATGTAGGAGACGTTTTGGGGCCTTTGAAAGTTCTTGATTTCTCTGGGAATGGGAAGAAGCTTATGTCTGCTTTGCTCAAGTATGACGGCATTGTGGAGAGGATCATGAAAGAACATGAAGAAAGAGCGAAGATGGGTTTTGGTGCTGATCAAAGGATGGATTTGATggatatcttgttggaaatatatAGAGACCCAAACGCTGAAATGAAGCTAACTCGAAAGGATATCAAATCTTTCTTACTT GACATATTCATGGCGGGGACAGACACGTCATCAGCAGCCATGCAATGGGCCATGGGAGAACTCATAAACCATCCAAAAGCCTTTAGAAAACTGAGAGAGGAGATCAATGCAATCGTGGGAACAAACAGGCTAGTAAAAGAATCAGACATCCCAAATTTACCTTACCTCCGAGCGGTCATAAAGGAGACACTGAGACTTCACCCTTCAGCGCCATTAATAATCAGGGAGTGCGCTGAAGATTGCATCGTCAATGGCTACACTGTGAAGTCCAAGAGTCGAGTGGTGATTAATGTATATGCCATAATGAGGGACCCTGATTCGTGGACTAGTCCCGATGAATTTATCCCAGAGAGGTTTTTGGAGAGCTCTGAAGAGAAAATTGGTGAGCATCCAATGGAATTTAAGGGTCAGAATTTTCGTTACCTTCCATTTGGAAGTGGGCGTAGAGTTTGTGCGGGTGCATCACTTGCCATGTTGGTGATGCATGCAGCCGTTGGATCGTTGGTCCAATGTTTTGATTGGAAACTTGAGGATGGGGAGAAGGTTGATTTGAGCCAAGGGCCAGGGTTTTCTTCAGAAATGGCAAAACCACTGGTGTGTTATCCTATTAAGCATGCAGATCTTTTGGAATCATTAGTATGA
- the LOC123197180 gene encoding cytochrome P450 93A2-like yields MASSFNVMFFNCISFFIPISIISLLIVRSLIKAFTNPQPTIRFPPSPPSLPIIGHLHLISTQLPKSLQTLSRRYGPLMQISIASTTHVVVSNASVAKEILKTHDINFSNKYESGPCQYNIYKGCGFITAPYGPYWRFIKKLCATKLFAGAQLDRFNHLREQELEKLMKSLMKCYDEGKPCNLGVEVADLMNNLTFRMTMSKRFSENGDEAKRMRMLILEIMELAGKFGANEVFGFLKNIDLFGNGKKLREAICRYDALLEEIMKNYEDNLKNGKENSEDRDLMDILLETYRDTNAEVKLTRNNVKYFFMEIFMASVDTTSAAIQWTMAELINRPVVFKKLRKEIESLVGLSRLVKESDVQKLPYLQAIVKESLRLHPPGPIMFRECIADCKIKGFDVKAKTKTLISLYAIMRDPDSWHDPDEYIPERFLSENNIDEHDEMEMKGQDFRYLPYGGGRRGCAGAAYAHSVMHATIGALVQCLDWKVKGGEKIDITVGSGFSGAMADPLIVYPIARFNPFK; encoded by the exons ATGGCCTCAAGTTTTAACGTCATGTTCTTCAATTGCATTTCGTTTTTTATTCCGATTTCGATAATTTCATTACTCATTGTGCGTTCGCTCATCAAAGCATTCACAAACCCTCAACCCACCATCCGTTTTCCTCCAAGTCCACCATCTTTACCCATCATCGGTCACCTTCATCTAATAAGCACCCAATTGCCAAAGTCCCTCCAAACACTATCTCGCCGTTATGGCCCCCTCATGCAAATAAGTATAGCCTCAACCACACATGTCGTAGTCTCAAATGCCAGTGTAGCGAAAGAAATCTTGAAAACCCATGACATTAATTTTTCCAACAAGTATGAGTCTGGTCCTTgccaatacaatatatataaaggcTGTGGTTTTATTACTGCCCCTTATGGCCCTTATTGGCGGTTTATCAAGAAACTTTGCGCGACCAAACTTTTTGCCGGAGCCCAGCTTGATCGATTCAATCATTTGCGAGAGCAAgaattggaaaagttgatgaaATCATTAATGAAGTGTTATGACGAAGGGAAGCCTTGCAATTTGGGGGTTGAGGTAGCCGACCTGATGAACAATTTGACATTCAGAATGACAATGAGCAAGAGATTCTCGGAAAATGGTGACGAAGCTAAAAGGATGAGGATGTTGATTCTGGAGATTATGGAGCTTGCTGGCAAGTTTGGTGCAAATGAAGTGTTTGGTTTTCTCAAAAATATCGATCTCTTTGGGAATGGGAAAAAGCTTAGAGAAGCAATTTGCCGATATGACGCACTTTTGGAAGAGATAATGAAGAACTATGAAGACAATCTAAAGAACGGTAAAGAAAATAGTGAAGATAGAGATCTGATGGATATATTGTTGGAGACTTACAGAGACACGAATGCTGAAGTGAAGTTAACGAGAAATAATGTAAAGTATTTCTTCATG GAAATATTTATGGCGAGTGTGGATACCACATCAGCTGCCATACAATGGACCATGGCAGAGCTCATCAACCGTCCTGTGGTATTCAAGAAGCTGAGAAAGGAAATCGAATCACTAGTGGGTTTGAGCAGACTAGTCAAAGAATCAGACGTTCAAAAGCTCCCTTATTTGCAAGCAATCGTTAAAGAATCCTTGAGACTTCACCCTCCGGGACCCATTATGTTCAGAGAATGCATCGCTGATTGCAAGATCAAAGGGTTCGATGTAAAGGCCAAGACCAAAACCCTAATAAGTTTATATGCCATCATGCGGGACCCGGATTCGTGGCATGATCCAGATGAATATATACCGGAGAGATTTCTGAGTGAGAACAACATCGACGAGCACGATGAAATGGAAATGAAGGGTCAGGATTTTCGATACCTTCCATATGGTGGTGGAAGAAGAGGATGTGCAGGTGCTGCATATGCTCATTCAGTGATGCATGCGACGATTGGAGCCCTAGTTCAGTGCTTGGACTGGAAAGTGAAGGGCGGTGAAAAGATTGATATTACTGTTGGGTCTGGATTTTCAGGAGCAATGGCAGATCCTCTTATTGTTTACCCTATTGCACGTTTTAATCCCTTCAAATAA